The DNA region GAAGGTCAGCCCCAGAATCATCGTTGCGCCGGAGCCGAATCCGAACAGCAGCGTCCACAGCATTGCCTGATCCGGTATAAACCAGAACCCTGCCGCACCCACGGCGCACATGAACGACACCAGTGCGGCGATGCTGCGCTGATCGCGAAAACGGTGCAGCACCAGCGGAATGAGTAAACCGGGAGAGGCGGTCGCCAACTGGAGTAAACCGTGCAGCGAGCCGGCCTGTGCCTCGCTGTAGCCGTGGCTGATTAAGATCGCCGGCAGCCAGCCGATAATCACATAATAAATCAGCGAGTTAATCCCAAGAAATAGCGTCACCTGCCAGGCCAGCGGCGAACGCCAGATACCGCGTGCGTGCAGGGTGCGTGAGGTGGTCACGTTCGCGTGGGCAGTATTGCGCCACTGCGGCAGCCAGACCAGAAACGCCAGCAGTGGGAACGCCATCAGCAGTAACAGCGCGCCACGCCAGCCAAACCCGCTCAGCGCCAGTGGCACCACCAGCGCAGAGCCCAGCGCGGCGGCGGCCCCCATCGTCAGGGAGTAAGCGCCGGTCAGTCTGGCGACATGCTGTGAAAAATCGCGCTTGATCAAACCCGGCAGCAACACGTTGCCGAGGGCAATACCACAGCCGATGATAGCGGTGCCAAGAAACAGTAATGCGGCGCAGGGCAGAGAACGCACGGCAATCCCGGCGCAAATCAACAGCATCGCGACAAAGAGGCTGCGTTCCATGCCAATACGGCGGGCAATGCCTGCGGCAAGGGGAGAAACCAGCGCGAACGCCAGCAGCGGCAGGGTGGTTAATAGCCCTGTCTGGGCCGTCGTGAGACCATAATCCGTGCGAATCGCATCCAGCAACGGGGCGGCGCCGGTAAACGTCACGCGCAGCGTGGTGGCAATCATCAGGATACCCGCAATCAGCAGGGCACCGTGGTTGCCGCGTGGTGGTGAAGAAGTCATTGTTCTCTCATATCAACAGGTGAGGGCGTACCTTAGCGCGTTTATCTGCATAACGAATCAAGCTAAAATGACAGTTTATCGCTAAATTCGGACAAAATGATGTACAGCCTGCGACTCGACGGATATGACCCCGATCTTCACCACGATGCCGCGGTGGCGTTTCGCATCCGCGCCCGCCCGGACGAGCTGTTCAGCGCGCAGCATCAGCATCGCAAAGGGCAACTCATTATGGCACTGCATGGGGCTATCACCTGTGATGTTGAGTGCGCTATGTGGATGGTGCCGCCTCAGTACGCAGTCTGGATCCCCGGCGGCGTACCTCACAGCAACCACGTGACGACAGGCGCGGAGCTCTGCTTTCTGTTTATCGAACCGGATGCGGTCACTCTGCCGGGCAGGTGTTGTACGTTAAAAATATCTCCGCTTTGTCGGGAACTGATCCTCTCTCTGGCGACGCGTAGCGACGGTCAGCGGGCAGAACCGCAGACACAGCGCCTGACGCAGGTGTTATTCGATGAACTCCCGCAGCAGCCGCAGGAGCAGATGCAGTTACCGGTTTCTGCACACCCGAAGATCCGTCGGATGGTTGAAACGATGGCGCGCGAACCGGCGCAGTGGCAAACGCTGGGGCAGTGGGCCAGCGTATTTGCGATGAGCGAGCGCAATCTTGCCCGACTGGTGGTGAAAGAGACGGGGCTCAGCTTTCGTCGCTGGCGGCATCAGCTCCAGCTTATTCTGGCTTTACAGGCTCTCGTCGGGGGGCGCAATGTGCAGCAGGTGGCGCAACTGTTGGGATATGACTCGACCACCGCGTTCATCACCATGTTCAAAAAAGGCCTGGGCCAGACGCCAGGCCGTTATCTGGCGGGGTTGACTACTGCCTTCCCACAATAAGCGAGACAAGACCAGCAGCGATAAGCGGCCC from Citrobacter amalonaticus Y19 includes:
- a CDS encoding CynX/NimT family MFS transporter; this encodes MTSSPPRGNHGALLIAGILMIATTLRVTFTGAAPLLDAIRTDYGLTTAQTGLLTTLPLLAFALVSPLAAGIARRIGMERSLFVAMLLICAGIAVRSLPCAALLFLGTAIIGCGIALGNVLLPGLIKRDFSQHVARLTGAYSLTMGAAAALGSALVVPLALSGFGWRGALLLLMAFPLLAFLVWLPQWRNTAHANVTTSRTLHARGIWRSPLAWQVTLFLGINSLIYYVIIGWLPAILISHGYSEAQAGSLHGLLQLATASPGLLIPLVLHRFRDQRSIAALVSFMCAVGAAGFWFIPDQAMLWTLLFGFGSGATMILGLTFIGLRASSAHQAAALSGMAQSVGYLLAACGPPLMGRIHDTQGSWQIPLLAVAALAVVMAVFGLYAGRNKAIAD
- a CDS encoding AraC family transcriptional regulator is translated as MYSLRLDGYDPDLHHDAAVAFRIRARPDELFSAQHQHRKGQLIMALHGAITCDVECAMWMVPPQYAVWIPGGVPHSNHVTTGAELCFLFIEPDAVTLPGRCCTLKISPLCRELILSLATRSDGQRAEPQTQRLTQVLFDELPQQPQEQMQLPVSAHPKIRRMVETMAREPAQWQTLGQWASVFAMSERNLARLVVKETGLSFRRWRHQLQLILALQALVGGRNVQQVAQLLGYDSTTAFITMFKKGLGQTPGRYLAGLTTAFPQ